The following proteins come from a genomic window of Populus alba chromosome 12, ASM523922v2, whole genome shotgun sequence:
- the LOC118046291 gene encoding alpha-dioxygenase 2 codes for MAFSLSSSSFIHPQLRHIVCKMNLFDTLLFFVIHLVDKLGLWHRLPVLLGLAYMGIRRHLHQRYNLLHVGGINGQKYETEEFSYRTADGKCNHPGDDIIGSQGTFFGRNMLPANSRYGLLDPHPTVVANKLLARNKFVDNGKQFNMIACSWIQFMIHDWIDHMEDTQQVELKAPDKIADGCPLKSFKFYKTKKVSTGSSYMKTGSLNTRTPWWDGSVIYGNNEDGMRKVRAFKDGRLRIAGDGLLEHDEKGIPISGDVRNCWAGFSLLQALFVKEHNAVCDMLKENYPDFDDEKLYRHARLVTSAVLAKIHTIDWTVELLRTDTLLAGMRINWYGFLGKKIKDLFGHFGGPVLSGLVGLRRPRDHGVPYSLTEEFVSVYRMHSLLPEKLILRDIHSTASEYECPPVVEEVPMREMAGKDGERRLSEVGMKQMLVSMGHQACGAVKLWNYPSWMRNLVAHDINGEDRPDQVDMAAMEIYRDRERGVARYNEFRRNLLMIPISNWEDLTDDEEVIEALRDVYGNDVEKLDLLIGLHAEKKIKGFAISETAFFIFLLIASRRLEADRFFTTNFNSRTYTEKGLEWVNKTENLKDVIDRHFPGMTKKWMKCTSAFSVWDSEPNQTTYIPLYLRPAP; via the exons TACCAGTACTTTTGGGACTTGCTTATATGGGAATCAGAAGACATCTGCACCAACGTTACAATCTCTTGCATGTCGGAGGAATCAATGGTCAGAAATATGAGACTGAAGAGTTTTCTTATCGAACGGCAGATGGGAAATGCAATCACCCTGGTGATGACATTATTGGAAGCCAAGGAACTTTTTTTGGTCGCAACATGCTCCCAGCAAATTCAAGATATGGG TTGCTGGATCCTCATCCAACAGTTGTGGCCAATAAGCTTTTGGCAAGGAATAAGTTCGTAGACAATGGGAAGCAATTCAACATGATAGCCTGCTCATGGATACAATTCATGATTCATGACTGGATTGATCATATGGAGGACACCCAACAG GTTGAACTTAAAGCACCTGATAAAATAGCAGATGGGTGTCCATTGAAGTCATTCAAATTCTACAAGACAAAGAAAGTTTCAACAGGTTCATCATACATGAAGACTGGATCTCTAAACACAAGGACTCCTTGGTG GGATGGAAGTGTAATTTATGGGAATAATGAGGATGGGATGAGAAAAGTTAGGGCATTCAAAGATGGGAGATTAAGGATTGCAGGAGATGGACTTCTTGAGCACGATGAGAAAGGGATTCCCATCTCAGGAGACGTCAGGAATTGCTGGGCAGGCTTTTCTTTATTACAAGCCTTATTTGTCAAAGAACATAATGCTGTCTGTGACATGCTTAAA GAAAATTACCctgattttgatgatgaaaagCTGTATCGACATGCCAGATTGGTTACTTCAGCTGTCCTTGCCAAAATTCACACCATTGATTGGACTGTAGAACTCCTTAGGACTGATACTCTCCTTGCAGGGATGAGGATCAACTG GTATGGATTTTTGGGGAAGAAAATCAAGGATTTATTTGGGCACTTTGGTGGCCCAGTACTGAGTGGATTGGTTGGTCTTAGGCGACCAAGAGATCATGGAGTTCCCTATTCACTGACCGAAGAGTTCGTGAGTGTCTACAGAATGCATTCACTACTGCCTGAAAAACTCATCCTGAGAGACATCCATTCCACAGCTTCAGAATATGAATGCCCTCCAGTAGTTGAAGA GGTGCCGATGAGGGAAATGGCTGGAAAAGATGGGGAGAGAAGATTGTCAGAAGTAGGAATGAAGCAGATGCTGGTATCGATGGGTCATCAGGCATGTGGAGCTGTCAAATTGTGGAACTATCCATCATGGATGAGAAACCTTGTTGCTCATGATATTAATGGAGAAGACAGGCCAGATCAAGTTGATATGGCTGCTATGGAAA TTTATAGAGATAGGGAGAGAGGAGTTGCTCGTTACAACGAATTCAGAAGGAACTTACTGATGATTCCGATTAGCAACTGGGAAGATTTGACAGATGATGAGGAAGTTATAGAAGCTCTTCGCGATGTGTATGGAAATGATGTCGAAAAACTAGATTTGCTGATAGGCTTACAtgcagaaaagaaaatcaaaggctTTGCGATAAGCGAGACagctttcttcatctttttactTATTGCCTCGAG GAGGCTAGAAGCTGATCGTTTCTTCACCACCAATTTCAACTCTCGAACCTACACAGAGAAAGGCCTCGAATGGGTTAACAAGACAGAGAACCTTAAAGATGTGATCGATCGCCATTTCCCTGGTATGACAAAGAAATGGATGAAGTGTACGAGTGCATTCTCAGTCTGGGATTCAGAACCTAATCAAACAACCTACATTCCCCTGTATCTAAGACCAGCCCCATGA